From a region of the Odocoileus virginianus isolate 20LAN1187 ecotype Illinois unplaced genomic scaffold, Ovbor_1.2 Unplaced_Contig_5, whole genome shotgun sequence genome:
- the TWIST2 gene encoding twist-related protein 2 encodes MEEGSSSPVSPVDSLGTSEEELERQPKRFGRKRRYSKKSSEDGSPTPGKRGKKGSPSAQSFEELQSQRILANVRERQRTQSLNEAFAALRKIIPTLPSDKLSKIQTLKLAARYIDFLYQVLQSDEMDNKMTSCSYVAHERLSYAFSVWRMEGAWSMSASH; translated from the coding sequence ATGGAGGAGGGCTCTAGCTCGCCCGTGTCCCCCGTGGACAGCCTGGGCACCAGCGAGGAGGAGCTCGAGCGGCAGCCCAAGCGCTTCGGCCGGAAACGGCGCTACAGCAAGAAGTCGAGCGAAGATGGCAGCCCGACCCCCGGCAAGCGCGGCAAGAAGGGCAGCCCGAGCGCGCAGTCCTTCGAGGAGCTGCAGAGCCAGCGCATCCTGGCCAACGTGCGCGAGCGCCAGCGCACCCAATCGCTCAACGAGGCCTTCGCCGCGCTGCGCAAGATCATCCCCACGCTGCCCTCGGACAAGCTCAGCAAGATCCAGACGCTCAAGCTGGCCGCCAGGTACATAGACTTCCTCTACCAGGTCCTGCAGAGCGACGAGATGGACAATAAGATGACCAGCTGCAGCTACGTGGCCCACGAGCGCCTCAGCTACGCCTTCTCCGTGTGGCGCATGGAGGGCGCGTGGTCCATGTCCGCCTCCCACTAG